A section of the Pochonia chlamydosporia 170 chromosome 2, whole genome shotgun sequence genome encodes:
- a CDS encoding chromo (CHRromatin organization MOdifier) domain-containing protein, which translates to MAARSVRVRPLPDRLEALDDVISISSDCDSDDSLPSISAIVASMSIPRPVRTESISEHSQVMRSGMVKASSRQESSKNEVFTCDNQEVSDPSSLNSPIEAAVPSSNHFGHPAKTSKIIEFVDDSNELTPSTRDQHTSGMSFSSCSPTQETPVELISGRSLFVHQANSLHQTAPASTTCHPRSHIPSMMSSNQSIPVHGGDTNFREMIRSTHTKASQAEHTTRALAQGNPAGGDEQESAHKTSPSSTYPGLSSGQRRWESRQTTINLDKTTSQLEATGDNLQNQLHSHRTRGSGYNLRPSPVERQYGGERLSAMLPGKRRKPEGCASPGQRNVRQKTGLKQHAETEASVCRVDCLLARWRKHIFLVKWYEDDSNAIITTWEPRTNILDKTMLADFEAKWRGFNAGVDVLRTRRRGGKWQYLLHWHGRSSKEDTWLNEDLLSSQLMGRIKETGLDVYHI; encoded by the coding sequence ATGGCTGCGCGAAGCGTACGAGTACGTCCTTTACCCGATCGACTAGAGGCTTTGGATGATGTGATATCAATATCATCCGATTGCGATTCTGATGACTCGCTTCCTTCCATCTCTGCGATTGTGGCATCTATGTCTATCCCCCGACCAGTTCGAACGGAGAGCATCAGCGAGCACTCGCAAGTCATGCGTAGTGGTATGGTAAAGGCTAGCTCACGGCAAGAGAGCTCAAAAAATGAGGTTTTTACCTGTGACAACCAAGAAGTCTCTGATCCATCCTCTCTAAACTCGCCCATAGAGGCGGCTGTTCCATCAAGCAATCATTTCGGGCATccagccaagaccagcaaAATAATAGAGTTTGTCGATGACTCTAACGAGTTGACTCCTTCAACCAGAGATCAGCATACTTCTGGCATGAGCTTTTCGTCGTGTTCTCCTACGCAAGAGACTCCTGTAGAGTTGATATCTGGTCGGAGTCTCTTTGTCCATCAAGCGAACTCTCTCCACCAAACCGCTCCTGCATCCACGACTTGCCATCCGAGGTCGCATATTCCGAGCATGATGTCGTCGAATCAGAGTATTCCCGTTCATGGCGGCGACACCAACTTTAGAGAAATGATCCGATCCACACATACGAAAGCATCTCAGGCGGAACACACTACTAGAGCCCTAGCTCAAGGGAACCCGGCTGGTGGTGACGAGCAGGAATCAGCACATAAAACGTCTCCTTCCTCTACTTACCCAGGTCTGTCGAGTGGTCAGAGACGTTGGGAGAGCCGCCAGACAACCATCAACTTGGACAAGACGACGAGTCAACTTGAGGCAACTGGCGACAATCTCCAGAATCAATTGCACAGTCACCGCACACGTGGGAGTGGGTATAACCTTCGCCCTTCGCCAGTTGAGAGACAATATGGCGGAGAAAGATTAAGTGCTATGCTGCCTGGGAAGCGCCGCAAACCCGAAGGTTGTGCTTCTCCCGGGCAGCGTAATGTGCGCCAGAAGACTGGACTGAAACAGCACGCAGAAACAGAGGCCAGCGTTTGCCGAGTggattgcttgcttgcccGGTGGAGAAAACACATTTTCCTGGTAAAGTGGTACGAGGACGATTCTAATGCCATCATCACTACCTGGGAACCGAGAACAAACATTCTAGACAAGACAATGCTTGCTGATTTTGAGGCAAAATGGAGAGGTTTTAACGCGGGGGTGGATGTTTTGCGAACTCGCCGACGAGGCGGAAAATGGCAATACCttttgcattggcatggtcgTTCCTCAAAGGAGGACACATGGCTGAATGAGGACCTTTTGAGCTCACAGCTCATGGGTAGAATCAAGGAAACTGGATTAGACGTTTATCACATTTGA